A region from the Musa acuminata AAA Group cultivar baxijiao chromosome BXJ1-10, Cavendish_Baxijiao_AAA, whole genome shotgun sequence genome encodes:
- the LOC104000872 gene encoding transcription factor MYBS3, whose product MTRRCSHCSNNGHNSRTCPARGGGVRLFGVRLTDGVGAMKKSASMGCLSSAAAFSTAGASPSADPAGDHPDAAASGYASDEPAHASSSSICRKKGVPWTEEEHRMFLVGLQQLGKGDWRGIARNFVISRTPTQVASHAQKYFIRQSNSSRRKRRSSLFDMPIDQISANEERLTSNSPPNEVENTNHLPTLHLNEQGAEFLGTKTTKYAPEQRETIPQTQNSVTMIPTYYPAFIPVPLPYWPLNLTTVAKEEEMKEAHEILKPIAVVPKEALNVEEVVGISKLSIGDGTNSRMDPSALSLKLVGSSSARQSAFQVNSSVALPDLNQSNSSPIHAV is encoded by the exons ATGACGAGGAGGTGCTCGCACTGCAGCAACAATGGACACAACTCGCGCACGTGCCCGGCGCGCGGGGGCGGTGTGCGGCTCTTCGGGGTGCGCCTGACGGATGGGGTGGGGGCGATGAAGAAGAGCGCCAGCATGGGGTGCCTCTCCTCCGCGGCCGCGTTCTCGACGGCAGGTGCCTCCCCCTCCGCCgatccggccggcgaccaccccgATGCCGCCGCGTCCGGGTACGCCTCCGATGAGCCTGCCCATGCGTCCAGCTCATCCATTTGCCGCAAGAAAG GTGTTCCTTGGACTGAAGAAGAGCATCGGATGTTCTTGGTGGGTCTTCAGCAACTGGGAAAAGGTGATTGGCGTGGAATAGCTCGAAACTTCGTAATATCTAGGACTCCGACACAGGTTGCGAGTCATGCCCAGAAGTATTTCATTCGACAGAgtaattcatcaagaaggaagAGACGCTCAAGCTTATTTGACATG CCAATCGACCAGATCTCAGCCAATGAAGAGCGGTTGACGTCCAATTCTCCTCCTAACGAGGTGGAGAACACAAACCACTTGCCAACTTTGCATCTCAATGAACAAGGAGCTGAGTTTTTGGGAACTAAAACAACAAAATATGCTCCAGAACAAAGAGAAACCATTCCGCAGACTCAAAACTCAGTCACAATGATACCAACATATTACCCTGCTTTCATTCCAGTGCCTTTACCATATTGGCCTCTGAACCTGACTACTGTTGCAAAAGAGGAAGAGATGAAGGAGGCTCATGAGATATTAAAGCCGATCGCCGTTGTCCCGAAGGAAGCACTGAATGTTGAGGAGGTTGTCGGCATATCTAAACTCAGCATTGGTGATGGCACCAACAGCCGCATGGACCCGTCTGCGCTCTCCCTCAAACTGGTAGGATCCTCTTCAGCGAGGCAATCTGCTTTCCAGGTTAACTCTTCTGTTGCCCTGCCTGATCTGAACCAGAGTAACAGCAGCCCTATCCATGCAGTCTAA
- the LOC135583354 gene encoding pseudo histidine-containing phosphotransfer protein 2-like: MESSSLQRQLANLKKSLFDQGNLDDQFYQLEELQDDASPNFVEEVVTLFFRDSSRLVANIEQAIEKCPRDYESLDALVHQLKDSASSIGAAKMMKDCTVFRDYCEKRNSEGCLRSFQKVKKEHSTLRLKLENYFQLLRQVGPAEKATRSGK, translated from the exons ATGGAGAGCTCTAGCTTGCAGCGCCAGCTTGCCAACCTGAAGAAGAGCCTCTTTGATCAG GGTAACCTAGACGACCAATTTTATCAGCTAGAAGAGTTGCAAGATGATGCTAGTCCTAATTTTGTGGAAGAGGTCGTCACCTTGTTCTTCAGGGACTCCTCCAGATTGGTGGCTAATATTGAGCAGGCCAT TGAGAAGTGTCCTCGAGATTATGAAAGTCTGGACGCATTGGTGCACCAATTAAAGGACAGTGCTTCCAG CATCGGCGCCGCGAAGATGATGAAAGACTGCACCGTCTTCAGAGACTACTGTGAGAAACGAAACTCCGAAGG GTGCCTACGATCGTTTCAGAAGGTGAAGAAGGAGCACTCGACCCTGAGGCTGAAGCTGGAGAACTACTTCCAG CTGTTAAGGCAAGTTGGTCCTGCTGAGAAAGCCACTCGCTCCGGCAAGTGA